In one Alphaproteobacteria bacterium genomic region, the following are encoded:
- a CDS encoding hydantoinase B/oxoprolinase family protein: MTQELDPVTLGVIQNGLQQVCNEMDLAFCRAAFSPVIAEAMDRSDGIYAAEDGALIAQGDLGLPVFVGTMQYGTQAVIERIADPQPDDVIICNDPYLGGTHLMDVRFYRPFFYDGELFCWLANTGHWPDTGGMVPGGFSARATEVEQEGLRIPPVKLFKRGELDPEILAIIQSNIRIADQRIGDIKAQAAALKIGDKRLTALLDRYGKDTVARAIQELRDRAARLMRATIAEVPDGTYYGEAFVDSDGVVDEPLKIAMSVTVAGDEMTFDMSGSSPPCRGPMNSVIATTRSSIYLAIKHVFPNVPLNAGTYEPLKIIDPRGTFLYAEYPRPVSGCAAEVSQRIAEAVFAALTKAIPDRLFAAPAGSSGNFALGGHDPEKGRSYVMYVISGGGYGGHAGGDGLTNGCSTIGISKSQPIEVLEQYYPVLFERYALAEGSGGAGEHRGGFGINYRVRVRRGEARASMVMDHGRTGPQGVLGGADGGPNRVRFEFADGTVHVPAHLSKEQDITVRPGDIIDVCTPGGGGYGDPSRRSAERIADDRVKGYYGDKDPAGIFGHRD, from the coding sequence ATGACCCAGGAACTTGATCCGGTCACGCTGGGAGTGATCCAGAACGGTTTGCAGCAGGTCTGTAACGAGATGGACCTCGCCTTTTGCCGCGCGGCTTTTTCCCCCGTGATTGCTGAAGCCATGGACCGGTCCGACGGAATCTATGCGGCCGAAGACGGCGCCCTGATCGCACAGGGCGACCTGGGGCTGCCGGTCTTTGTCGGGACGATGCAGTACGGCACGCAGGCAGTGATCGAGCGTATCGCCGATCCGCAGCCGGACGATGTCATCATCTGCAACGACCCGTATCTGGGCGGGACCCATTTGATGGATGTCCGCTTCTATCGGCCGTTTTTCTATGACGGCGAGCTGTTCTGCTGGTTGGCCAATACCGGGCATTGGCCGGATACCGGCGGCATGGTCCCCGGCGGATTCTCCGCCCGCGCGACGGAAGTCGAACAGGAGGGCCTGCGCATCCCGCCGGTGAAACTGTTCAAGCGCGGCGAGCTGGATCCGGAGATACTGGCGATCATCCAGTCCAACATCCGGATTGCCGATCAGCGCATCGGCGACATCAAGGCCCAGGCCGCGGCCCTGAAGATTGGCGACAAGCGGCTGACCGCCCTGCTGGATCGCTATGGCAAGGATACGGTTGCCCGGGCGATCCAGGAATTGCGTGACCGCGCGGCACGCCTGATGCGCGCCACCATCGCGGAGGTTCCCGACGGCACCTATTACGGCGAGGCCTTCGTCGATTCAGACGGGGTCGTGGATGAACCGCTGAAGATCGCCATGTCGGTCACGGTCGCCGGTGACGAGATGACCTTCGACATGTCGGGGTCGTCCCCGCCCTGCCGTGGGCCGATGAACAGCGTCATCGCGACGACCCGGTCTTCGATCTATCTGGCGATCAAGCATGTCTTCCCGAATGTGCCGCTGAATGCCGGAACCTATGAGCCACTGAAGATCATCGATCCCCGGGGAACATTCCTCTACGCCGAATATCCGCGCCCGGTATCGGGCTGTGCGGCGGAGGTCAGCCAGCGCATTGCCGAGGCGGTTTTCGCCGCCCTGACCAAGGCCATTCCCGACCGTCTTTTCGCCGCCCCGGCCGGATCCAGCGGCAATTTCGCCCTTGGCGGACACGATCCCGAGAAAGGCCGTTCCTATGTCATGTATGTCATTTCCGGGGGCGGCTATGGCGGTCATGCCGGGGGCGATGGCCTGACGAATGGCTGTTCCACCATCGGCATTTCAAAGTCGCAGCCGATCGAGGTGCTGGAGCAATACTATCCCGTCCTGTTCGAGCGCTACGCCCTGGCTGAAGGGTCAGGTGGCGCCGGGGAACATCGCGGCGGATTCGGCATCAATTATCGCGTCCGGGTGCGACGCGGCGAGGCCCGGGCCTCCATGGTCATGGATCACGGCCGTACCGGTCCGCAGGGCGTTCTGGGCGGAGCCGATGGCGGTCCGAACCGGGTCCGGTTCGAATTCGCCGACGGCACGGTTCATGTCCCGGCCCACCTGTCGAAAGAACAGGACATCACGGTGCGCCCCGGCGATATCATCGACGTCTGCACACCGGGTGGCGGTGGTTATGGCGATCCGTCCAGACGATCGGCGGAACGGATCGCGGATGATCGCGTAAAGGGCTACTACGGGGACAAGGACCCGGCCGGGATTTTCGGCCACCGCGACTGA
- a CDS encoding hydantoinase/oxoprolinase family protein gives MVRIVGCDVGGTFTDLILLDEATNSARIAKVPTTVENQSAGVLSALDKVEVGINSIDGIVHGTTATTNALLERKLAKTGLITTAGFRDILELGRRTRPSAYGLTGSFLPLIPRELRLEVPERLDVDGNIVTPLDEEAVRKAAEALRDMGCESLLIHFLHAYRDPSHEQRAKAIALKVWPNQYVTAGHEVLSEFREYERGVTAAVNASVQPILERYLARLLDGLRGRDYERDLLVMQGNGGTVSSEAICRMAVNTVMSGPASGVMAAARTGEAAGRPSLITFDMGGTSCDVGLIKDGTPQVSSELEIEYAMPVHVPMVDVHTIGAGGGSIARIDAGGMLRVGPESAGATPGPICYGRGGTQPTITDANLALGRLNHERLLAVEGAPDIEAIRARIGEVIGEPLGLSWEEAAAAILRIADDRMAGAVRMVSLSRGHDPRDFSLFAFGGAGPLHAGAIARELGIPTLLVPARPGITNALGCAVADLRHDFVNTVNRPLDGVDMDLVRRTLSDQVTEGKTRLAQDGAGTGEVRTIHTADMQFIGQSHLLSVPVASPDVTREDLQAAFEAVYWDRFEVKLPEIKANLVNLNTAVIGPRPALDLGLLLDAPVPRGDATRPVWFAETGWTDTPIVPRASLPPGTDLAGPAIVEQLDTTIVLSPGMRAEADDIGNLIVHVGTGDGA, from the coding sequence ATGGTCAGGATCGTTGGTTGCGATGTCGGCGGCACATTCACCGATTTGATTCTCTTGGATGAAGCAACAAACAGCGCACGGATCGCAAAGGTACCGACCACGGTCGAGAACCAGTCGGCCGGCGTTCTCTCAGCGCTCGACAAAGTAGAAGTCGGGATCAATTCCATCGACGGGATCGTGCACGGCACGACAGCCACCACCAACGCATTGCTGGAACGCAAGCTGGCGAAAACCGGCCTGATCACGACAGCGGGATTCAGAGACATCCTGGAACTCGGCCGCCGGACCCGGCCCAGCGCCTATGGCCTGACCGGCAGCTTCCTCCCCCTGATACCACGTGAATTGCGGCTGGAAGTGCCGGAGCGTCTGGATGTCGACGGGAACATTGTCACCCCGTTGGACGAAGAGGCGGTGCGAAAGGCTGCCGAGGCGTTGCGCGACATGGGGTGCGAGTCTCTGCTGATTCATTTCCTGCACGCCTATCGCGACCCGTCCCATGAGCAGCGGGCAAAGGCAATCGCCCTAAAGGTGTGGCCCAATCAGTACGTTACGGCAGGGCATGAGGTCCTGTCGGAGTTTCGGGAGTATGAACGCGGTGTCACCGCGGCCGTGAATGCGTCGGTGCAGCCGATCCTGGAGCGGTATCTGGCCCGCCTGCTGGACGGGTTGCGCGGACGCGACTACGAGCGCGATCTGCTGGTCATGCAGGGCAATGGCGGCACGGTCTCTTCCGAGGCGATTTGCCGCATGGCTGTGAACACGGTGATGTCCGGCCCGGCCTCCGGCGTCATGGCGGCGGCGCGGACCGGTGAGGCCGCAGGAAGGCCGTCACTGATCACCTTCGATATGGGCGGGACATCCTGCGATGTCGGCCTGATCAAGGACGGCACGCCGCAGGTGTCGAGCGAGTTGGAAATCGAATACGCCATGCCCGTCCATGTGCCGATGGTGGACGTGCATACGATCGGCGCCGGGGGCGGATCGATCGCGCGGATCGACGCCGGCGGCATGCTGCGCGTCGGCCCTGAAAGCGCCGGCGCAACGCCCGGCCCGATCTGCTACGGTCGCGGCGGCACGCAGCCGACGATCACCGACGCCAATCTGGCGCTGGGGCGCCTCAACCATGAAAGGCTGCTGGCGGTCGAGGGTGCGCCCGACATCGAGGCAATTCGGGCACGGATCGGCGAGGTCATCGGCGAGCCGCTGGGGCTCAGCTGGGAAGAGGCCGCCGCCGCCATTCTGCGAATCGCCGACGACCGCATGGCCGGTGCGGTCCGCATGGTGTCGCTGAGTCGCGGACACGATCCGCGGGATTTCTCGCTGTTCGCCTTCGGCGGCGCCGGGCCGCTGCACGCCGGTGCGATTGCCCGTGAACTGGGCATCCCCACCCTGTTGGTTCCGGCCCGCCCGGGCATCACCAACGCCCTCGGCTGCGCCGTCGCCGACCTGCGCCATGATTTCGTGAATACGGTCAATCGGCCGCTGGACGGGGTCGACATGGATCTGGTTCGCCGCACGCTGAGCGATCAGGTGACGGAAGGGAAGACCCGCCTGGCCCAGGACGGCGCCGGAACCGGCGAGGTCCGGACCATCCATACCGCCGACATGCAATTCATCGGGCAAAGCCATCTTCTGTCCGTCCCGGTAGCGTCGCCCGATGTCACGCGGGAGGACCTGCAGGCCGCGTTCGAGGCCGTCTACTGGGATCGGTTCGAGGTCAAGCTGCCGGAGATCAAGGCCAACCTGGTCAATCTGAACACCGCCGTCATCGGCCCGCGCCCGGCGCTGGATCTGGGCCTTCTGCTGGATGCGCCTGTCCCACGGGGCGACGCAACACGGCCGGTCTGGTTTGCCGAGACCGGCTGGACCGACACGCCGATCGTGCCCCGGGCCAGCCTGCCGCCGGGCACCGACCTGGCAGGGCCGGCCATCGTGGAACAGCTCGACACCACCATCGTCCTGTCCCCCGGCATGCGGGCGGAGGCAGATGATATCGGAAACCTGATCGTCCATGTCGGAACGGGAGACGGTGCATGA
- a CDS encoding methyl-accepting chemotaxis protein, producing MLNGKVEETRDRRDEKDRLLEIERLSFWQRRELLTLADALQGEVDGTTVEIEAQSDELVEVSGDIAGTLVRIETLTQRLTGDATSASNNVNAVAAATEELAASASVIEDQVGRTRDQARKAVGETQNARDIIQTLSEASTKIGDVVKLIQNIASQTNLLALNATIEAARAGEAGKGFAVVANEVKTLAGQTADATKDISEQVEEIQEVSNSVVRAIASIAEAIGAVEEYSEESTNVVSQQQEAIAEIGRNAQEAAVGTASLSEAVLEVSSEVESASGQAVTQKELAQKVHERLEDLRSRLRTAIADTKERKSTRLPRVPVDLYGMLSLESGDHAVTIRDLRRESARVLPAEGTSLPPGAEGSLSLPALGRIGITLSSEDATRATFRSSEADRIDAFMESYIAMDQPFIDVCTRTAAAISARFEQAVQANEISMEDLFDRNYREVAGSNPLQHVTAYNAFTDKVLPEFQEPVLNFDERVAFCAAVDENGYLPTHNNKYSKPQKPDDPVWNAANCRNRRIFSDRTGRAAGANKQDFLVQSYLRDMGGGTFVLMKDLTVPIKVRGRQWGNLRLGYKP from the coding sequence ATGTTGAATGGTAAGGTTGAGGAAACGCGGGACAGACGGGACGAAAAGGACAGGTTGCTGGAAATCGAGCGATTGTCGTTCTGGCAGCGGCGCGAGTTGCTGACCCTCGCCGACGCGCTGCAGGGCGAGGTCGACGGAACCACGGTCGAGATCGAGGCACAGTCCGACGAGCTCGTCGAGGTATCAGGGGATATCGCCGGCACGCTGGTTCGGATCGAAACCCTGACCCAGCGGCTGACTGGCGATGCGACCTCCGCATCGAACAACGTGAATGCCGTTGCGGCCGCCACGGAGGAACTGGCGGCGTCCGCGTCAGTCATTGAGGATCAGGTTGGACGAACCCGCGATCAGGCCCGCAAGGCGGTGGGTGAAACCCAGAATGCGCGCGACATCATTCAGACCTTGTCGGAGGCGTCGACAAAGATCGGCGATGTCGTGAAACTGATTCAGAACATTGCCAGCCAGACCAACCTTCTGGCGCTGAATGCTACGATCGAGGCCGCGCGGGCCGGGGAGGCCGGCAAGGGGTTCGCCGTCGTTGCGAACGAGGTCAAGACACTGGCCGGACAGACCGCTGACGCGACCAAGGACATCTCGGAACAGGTCGAGGAAATTCAGGAAGTCAGCAATTCCGTGGTTCGGGCGATTGCAAGCATCGCCGAAGCCATCGGGGCGGTCGAGGAATATTCCGAGGAATCCACCAACGTCGTGTCCCAGCAGCAGGAGGCGATTGCGGAGATCGGGCGCAACGCCCAGGAAGCCGCCGTCGGCACCGCATCGCTGAGCGAGGCCGTGCTGGAAGTTTCCTCCGAGGTCGAGAGCGCATCGGGGCAGGCGGTCACGCAGAAGGAACTGGCGCAGAAGGTACACGAGCGCCTGGAGGACCTGCGCAGCCGGCTGCGAACCGCGATTGCCGATACCAAGGAGCGGAAGTCGACCCGGTTGCCCCGGGTGCCGGTCGACCTGTACGGAATGCTGTCTCTGGAAAGCGGTGATCATGCCGTCACAATCCGCGACCTGCGTCGCGAAAGTGCGCGTGTTCTGCCAGCGGAGGGGACTTCGTTACCGCCGGGAGCGGAGGGGAGCCTGTCCCTGCCGGCCCTGGGGCGGATCGGGATCACCCTGTCGTCAGAGGATGCGACGAGGGCCACCTTCCGGTCCAGCGAGGCTGACCGGATCGACGCGTTCATGGAGAGCTATATCGCCATGGACCAGCCATTCATCGATGTCTGCACCCGCACCGCTGCCGCGATCAGTGCCCGGTTCGAACAGGCGGTGCAGGCCAATGAGATATCGATGGAGGATCTGTTCGACAGAAACTACCGAGAGGTCGCCGGTTCCAATCCTTTGCAGCATGTGACGGCCTACAATGCCTTTACCGACAAGGTCCTGCCTGAATTCCAGGAGCCGGTGCTGAATTTCGACGAACGGGTCGCCTTCTGCGCGGCGGTGGACGAGAACGGCTATCTGCCGACCCATAACAACAAATACTCAAAGCCGCAGAAGCCCGACGATCCGGTATGGAACGCCGCGAACTGCCGAAACCGCCGGATTTTCTCAGACCGAACCGGGCGCGCCGCCGGGGCCAACAAGCAGGACTTCCTCGTGCAGAGCTATCTGCGCGATATGGGCGGCGGCACATTCGTGCTGATGAAGGATTTGACCGTTCCCATCAAGGTGCGTGGTCGGCAATGGGGCAACCTGCGGCTCGGGTACAAGCCGTAG
- a CDS encoding DoxX family protein, translating into MSDFTTDTKRFIPLAKPITDVLSPYMEPLLRVTTGLLLVPHGYGKLFGGGLEGTAQFFESVGFTPGYPLALFVALVEFFGGLALAAGFLTRPVAALIVGFMAQATLFHAGNGFFWSDGGYEFPLFWTVAALVFLVRGGGKLSVDRAIGREF; encoded by the coding sequence ATGTCCGACTTCACCACTGATACCAAGCGGTTCATCCCGCTCGCCAAACCAATCACCGACGTTCTGTCGCCGTATATGGAACCGCTGCTGCGTGTCACGACCGGCCTGCTGCTGGTCCCGCACGGCTACGGCAAGCTGTTCGGCGGCGGGCTGGAAGGAACGGCGCAATTCTTTGAAAGCGTTGGGTTCACGCCTGGCTACCCGCTGGCACTGTTCGTGGCTTTGGTCGAGTTTTTCGGCGGTTTGGCACTGGCGGCCGGGTTCCTGACCCGTCCGGTTGCCGCCCTGATCGTCGGTTTCATGGCCCAGGCGACGCTGTTCCACGCCGGAAACGGGTTCTTCTGGTCGGATGGCGGATACGAGTTCCCGCTGTTCTGGACCGTGGCGGCCCTGGTCTTCCTGGTGCGCGGCGGCGGCAAGCTCTCCGTCGACCGGGCCATCGGCCGCGAGTTCTGA
- a CDS encoding COX15/CtaA family protein — MTETLSPSARPRAVGLWLCATAFMVFAMMIIGAITRLTESGLSMVEWRPLIGALPPLNETEWERVFALYKQTSQYALMNSKMTLAEFKDIFFWEWFHRLWGRLIGLVYALPFFWFLLRRQIPAGYKPHLWALLILGGLQGVIGMWMVQSGFVDRVEVSQYRLAIHLGMAFFILGYTVWLIHGLLCPVEPGRRAVPRGFRRLGAYAHAVMFFTILYGALVAGQNAGFIYNDWPTMGGQWFPEGYWDDRFGWASLFETLEAVQFNHRLLAYLTAMTVFALWLWSWFIELPMRVRLSVNILTVAVFFQICLGILTLLSVIWLPLAVMHQAGAAISFCAALWCLKELRGGKEGPSAAR, encoded by the coding sequence ATGACAGAAACGCTTTCCCCCTCCGCCCGGCCGCGCGCCGTCGGCCTGTGGCTCTGCGCCACCGCCTTCATGGTCTTTGCAATGATGATCATCGGGGCCATCACGCGCCTGACCGAAAGCGGTCTCAGCATGGTGGAATGGCGTCCGCTGATCGGCGCCCTTCCGCCGCTGAACGAAACGGAGTGGGAGCGGGTCTTCGCGCTCTACAAGCAGACCTCGCAATATGCGCTGATGAATTCGAAGATGACCCTGGCGGAGTTCAAGGACATCTTCTTCTGGGAATGGTTCCATCGGCTTTGGGGGCGATTGATCGGGCTGGTCTATGCCCTGCCCTTTTTCTGGTTCCTGCTGCGCCGGCAGATTCCGGCGGGCTACAAGCCGCATCTCTGGGCGTTGCTGATCTTGGGCGGCCTTCAGGGCGTGATCGGCATGTGGATGGTACAGAGCGGTTTCGTCGACCGGGTCGAGGTCAGCCAGTATCGCCTGGCCATCCATCTCGGCATGGCGTTCTTCATTCTCGGATATACGGTCTGGCTGATCCATGGCCTGTTGTGTCCCGTCGAGCCGGGACGCCGAGCAGTGCCGCGGGGCTTCCGGCGATTGGGCGCCTATGCCCACGCGGTCATGTTCTTCACCATTCTTTATGGCGCACTGGTCGCCGGTCAGAATGCGGGGTTCATTTACAACGATTGGCCGACCATGGGCGGTCAATGGTTCCCGGAAGGTTACTGGGACGATCGCTTTGGCTGGGCCAGTCTTTTCGAGACCCTGGAAGCCGTGCAGTTCAACCATCGCCTGCTGGCCTATCTGACCGCGATGACCGTCTTCGCCCTATGGCTCTGGTCCTGGTTCATCGAGTTGCCGATGCGGGTGCGACTGTCGGTCAACATTCTGACCGTCGCGGTCTTTTTCCAGATCTGCCTCGGTATTCTGACGCTGCTCAGCGTGATCTGGTTGCCGCTTGCCGTGATGCATCAGGCCGGCGCGGCGATCAGTTTCTGCGCCGCGCTGTGGTGCCTGAAAGAATTGCGCGGCGGAAAGGAAGGCCCTTCCGCCGCGCGATAG